One genomic window of Anguilla anguilla isolate fAngAng1 chromosome 13, fAngAng1.pri, whole genome shotgun sequence includes the following:
- the LOC118211520 gene encoding tyrosine-protein kinase HCK-like — protein MGCAKSKPDEDSTNKALDDQNSSSKTPPGHYVQDPTSTSKNTATKPSLPAAAGPESVAIALFDYEGLHEGDLGFKKGDRLKILQESGEWWKAMSISTGQEGFIPSNYVAKDSLETEEWFFKGVSRKDAERQLLAPGNRVGAYMIRDSETSKGSYSLSVRDSDGCSTDTVKHYKIRTLDNGGFYISPRITFSTLLELISHYKKQSDGLCQCLKAPCLSPKPQKPWEKDAWEIPRESLKLDKKLGAGQFGEVWMATYNKHTKVAVKTMKPGTMSVEAFLEEANLMKSLQHDKLVRLNAVVTKEEPIYIITEFMEKGSLLDFLKTDEGNRLQLPKLIDFSAQIAEGMAFIERKNYIHRDLRTANILVNKALVCKIADFGLARVIEDNEYTAREGAKFPIKWTAPEAINYGSFTIKSDVWSFGILLMEIITYGRTPYPGMTNPEVIRSLEKGYRMQRPDSCPAELYDIMLTCWKNRPEDRPTFEYLQSVLEDFYTATESQYQQQP, from the exons ATGGGCTGTGCCAAGTCCAAGCCTGATGAGGACTCTACAAACAAGGCTCTGGACGACCAGAACTCCTCCAGCAAAACCCCACCTGGGCACTATGTTCAGGACCCCACATCCACATCCAAGAATACTGCA ACCAAACCCAGtcttcctgcagctgctg GTCCGGAAAGCGTAGCCATCGCGCTGTTTGATTATGAGGGCTTACACGAAGGAGACCTGGGCTTCAAGAAGGGCGATCGCCTGAAGATATTACAGGA GTCAGGAGAGTGGTGGAAGGCCATGTCCATTAGCACAGGCCAGGAAGGATTCATTCCCAGTAACTATGTTGCAAAAGATAGCCTGGAAACAGaaga GTGGTTCTTCAAAGGCGTGAGCCGTAAAGATGCAGAGCGGCAGCTTCTGGCACCAGGGAATCGAGTGGGAGCCTACATGATCCGCGACAGCGAGACCAGCAAAG GCAGTTACTCCCTTTCGGTGAGAGACAGTGACGGCTGCAGCACTGATACTGTCAAGCATTACAAGATCCGCACTCTGGACAACGGAGGTTTCTACATCTCCCCCCGTATCACCTTCAGCACTCTGCTGGAGCTGATCAGCCACTATAAGA AGCAGAGTGATGGTCTGTGTCAGTGCCTGAAGGCACCGTGTTTGAGTCCAAAGCCACAGAAGCCCTGGGAGAAGGATGCCTGGGAGATCCCCAGGGAGTCCCTGAAGCTGGATAAGAAACTGGGGGCGGGCCAGTTCGGCGAGGTCTGGATGG CCACGTACAACAAGCACACCAAGGTGGCGGTGAAGACGATGAAGCCGGGCACCATGTCGGTGGAGGCCTTTCTGGAGGAAGCCAACCTGATGAAGAGCCTCCAGCACGACAAGCTGGTGCGCCTCAACGCCGTGGTAACCAAAGAGGAGCCCATTTACATCATCACGGAGTTCATGGAGAAAG GGAGTTTACTGGACTTCCTGAAGACCGATGAAGGAAACCGTCTCCAACTGCCAAAACTTATAGACTTTTCCGCACAG aTTGCAGAGGGCATGGCCTTCATCGAGCGCAAGAACTACATCCACAGGGATCTGCGCACCGCCAACATCCTGGTCAACAAGGCTCTGGTGTGCAAGATCGCTGACTTTGGCCTGGCCCGTGTCATCGAGGACAACGAGTACACCGCCAGGGAAG GTGCCAAGTTCCCCATCAAGTGGACTGCTCCCGAGGCCATAAACTACGGCTCCTTCACCATCAAGTCTGACGTCTGGTCCTTCGGCATCCTACTGATGGAGATCATCACCTACGGCCGCACTCCGTATCCAG GTATGACGAACCCGGAGGTGATCCGCAGCCTGGAGAAGGGCTACCGCATGCAACGGCCAGACAGCTGTCCAGCAGAGCTGTATGACATCATGCTGACCTGCTGGAAGAACAGGCCTGAGGACCGGCCCACTTTCGAGTACCTGCAGAGTGTGCTGGAGGACTTCTACACTGCCACTGAGAGCCAGTACCAACAGCAGCcctga